CGCGTCGATCGTCATGGGGTCGTCGCTCTCGACGAGGGCTCTGAAACACTCTCGGTCGAGCGGCTTGAGCCCGTGGAAACACTCTAAGAGCCCCTCGCATTGCATGTCGCTTTGGAGCTGTTCTGACAGGGAGTCCGGCATGGTATTACGAGGTTGTACGGCGCGTACTTGTAAAAGGCTTGTGTATAGATAACACAATCTTGCGACATCCTGCTAACGGCCCGTCCGTCGTCACCGACTCGTCGACTCGTCGACTCACGCGGGCAGCGCCGCTGCGCCGTCAGGCCGTGCGCGGCGGCGGCACGAGGAGGACGTTCCCGGTCGCGCGAGTGACTATCTCCTCGGAGACGCTCCCGAGCAGGAGCCGCCGGAGCCGGCTGCGCCCGCGAGAGCCGAGAAGCAGGGTGCTCGGGTCGTGTTCCGCCTCCGCCGCGAGGATCTCCGTGGCGGGGTCGCCCCGTCGGACCTCGGTCCGCGCCTCCAACCCCCAGTCGTCGAGGCGCTCGGCCAGGTCGCCCAGCCGCCCGGCGGGGTCGTCGTCGCTCGTTTCGTCTTTCGGCGACCGGACGTGGACGAGCGTCACCTCGGCGGTCGCGTACCGGAGGTATTCGAGCGCCTGAAACGCGCGCTCGGCGTTCTCCGAGAAGTCCGTCGCGAGCAGCGTCCGTTTAAATAGGTGCCGGCGGATCGTCTCCGGGTCGTCGACGCCGCGCTCGATGCGGTCGACGAGCAGCGGGACGACGGTCGTGCGGGCCAAGTTGCGCGCCGTCGACCCGATGACGCGGTTTTCGAGGGGGCTCTTCCCGCGGGAGCCGACCAGGATCAGGTCGGCCGCGACCGACTCGGCGATGCCGTTGATCCGGCGGTGCGGCGTCCCGCGGACGACGTGCGTCTCGACCTCGAACCCCTCGGCTTCGATGGTCGACCGGTACCGCTTGAGCGCCCGCTTCCGCCGCTTCTGGAAGTTCATGCCCGGCATCCCGGAGTGGATGTTCGAGGGGACGACCGTCACGAGGTGGACGCGGTCGACGCCGATCCGGTTCAGACAGGAGAGCCCGGTGTCGGATTCGATCATCGTCTCGCTCGCCTCGGACAGGTCGGTCGCGATCACCGCGGACCGCCCTCCGGTCGCGGACCGGCCGGGCGCCGCCGAGCCGGGAATCATGGGCTCCCCGCGCCGGCGGCGAGTCGTCGGACGCACGCATTTTTCGCGTCGGTATTTCTCATACCACACAATATTACCGCACCGGCGATAAATCCCCCGGTCAGATCTCCCGCTCCCGGCGCCGAGGGTATAACCCGACGGCGGTCGAACCGGGCTGTATGACCGACGACTCCGTCGACGACGCCACCGACGACGCCCTCGAACGCTTCCTCGAAGAGGCCGAGTCCACGCTGGACGACTACGAACAGGGGTACGCCGACGCCGACGCGACCCTCACCGTCCTCCGAACGCACATCGACGAACTGGCCGCCGTCGTAGACGAGGGAGACGGGGACTGAGACGAGACGGGCGGTCGCCGACGAAGCGTCGGCTCGCTTCGCGACCGCGTGCCGCTCATCTCGTCACGGTCCCGCGCCGATCAGTTGTCACGGCCCCGCGCCGATCAGTTGTCACGGCCCCGCGCCGATCAGTTGTCACGGCCCCGCGCCGATCAGTTCCCGGATGCGGGCGACGTGGTCGCCGAACGCCGGGTCGCCGCGCTCGCGCGGGCGCGGCACGTCGACGTCGACGACCGAGTCGACGCGGCCCGGTTCGGCCGCCATCACGACGATTCGGTCGGCGAGCGTCACCGCTTCGGCCACGTCGTGGGTGACGAACAGCACGGTCTTGCCGGTCGACCCCCACACGTCGAGCAGCTCCCGCTGGAGCATCTCGCGGGTCTGGGCGTCGACCGCGCCGAACGGCTCGTCCATGACGAGCAGCTCCGGGTCGACCGCGAGCGACCGCGCGATGGCGACGCGCTGTTTCATCCCGCCCGAGAGCGACTTCGGGTACGAGTCGCGGAACTCGGAGAGGCCGACGAGGTCGAGCATCTCATCGACCCGCCGCTCGCGCTCGGCCTCGCTCCGGTCGGTCCGTTCGAGCCCGAAGGCGACGTTCTCCGCGACGGTGAGCCACGGGAAGAGGTGGTACTCTTGGAACACCACGCCCATGTCGGTCGTGGGGTCGGTGACGGGCGTGCCGGCGACCCGGACCGCCCCGTCGGTGGCCTGGGTCAGCCCGGCGATGATCCGGAACAGCGTCGTCTTGCCGCAGCCGGACGGGCCGACGAGACAGACGAACTCGCCGTCCGCCACCGAAAACGACACGTCGTCTAACGCGCGAACCGGTGTCCCGCCGTCGTCGTACGTCTTCCCGACGCCGTCGAGGACGACGCCGGGGTCGCCGCCGTCTCCCGTGGGCGACCCGCCCGTCGCTCCGGAGCCGCCGTTCACGCCTGCCATGCTAACACCCGACGTTGGACCGCGCGGAACGCCACGTCGACGACGAGATACAGCAGGCTCAACACGAAGATGTACGCGAGCGCGCGGTCGACCCGGAGGTTGTTGCTCGCGCGGAGGATCTCGCGACCGACGCCCGGCACGGAGAATATCTCGGCGGCGATCACGAGCATCCAGCAGCGGCCGAGCCCGGTGCGGATGCCCGTCATGATCCCCGGCAGCGACGCCGGCAGGACGACCGACCGGACCATATCGAGGTCGCTGCGCACGCCGAGGGTCCGCCCCACGTCGATCAGGTCGTCGGAGACCGCCTCGACGGCGCCGTAACTCGCGTAGAAGTTGATCCAGAACCCGCCGACGGCGATGATGAACGCCGCGCCGGCGTGGTTGAGGCCGAACCACGCGATGGCGAAGCCGATGAGCGCGAGCGGCGGGACGGGGCGTAACACCCGGACTAGGGGCGCGGTCACGTCGTCGAGCAGGCCGCTCCACGCGAACGCGACGCCGGCGCCGACGCCGAGGCCCGTGCCGACGAGCGTGCCGGGGATCCAGTGTCGAACGCTCGAGACCAGCGCCGCCGGCATCGCTCCCGAGGCGAGTTGGCCCCGGAACTCCGCCGCGACCGCGACCGGCGAGGGCAGGACGATAGCCGGCTGCGTGAGCGAGACGAGGTGCCAGACCACGACGAACCCGGCCAGCCCCGCGGCGCCGCGGAGCAGTCGCCGCGGGTCTCCGAGGGCGATATCGACGCCCAGCGCGCTCCCGTCGACCTCCCGTCTGGTGTCGGTAGCCATTACAGCGAGTCGTAGACGCTCCGGTCGAATATCTGGTCGTTGGTGAGCTGTTCGTCGATCTGGCCGTTCGACGCCGCGAACTCCGAGAAGACGGGCGTCGCCTCGCTGATGGACGCCGGGTCGGTGACGAAGTTCGAGAGCGGCGAGTCGAGCGCCTTCCGCGCGCGGTCAGCGGGCATTCCGATCCCCGACTCGACGTGTTGGGCCGTCGCGTCGGGGTTTGCGCCGATAAACTCGGTCGCGCGGACGTGCTGTTCGAGGAACTGCGCCGCGAGCGGGGAGTCACGCACCTCGTCGCTCATCAGCGTGACCGCCGCCGGCTGACCGGGAAGTATCTCGGCGGCCGTCCGGAGCATCGTGACCGAGGAGCCCTCCGCCTGCGCGATCGTCGGGACCGGCTCCATGATCGAGGTGCCGTCGATGTCGCCGCCGTTTATCGCCTGCCAGACCGCGTTCGCGCCGTTTATCTCGCGGATCTCCACGCTGTCGTTCGCCTCGGGGTCGACACCGGTCTCCCTGAGCCAGTAGCGGAGCAGCACGTCGGGGACGCTCCCCTGCGGGAAGGTCCCAAAGCGGAAGGGACGCCCGTTCTCTTCGGCCCACACGTCGAACGCGTCGCCGCCGTGTTGCTCGAAGGTGTCGTGGAACGACTGTTCGGCCATGATCCCCATCGGCTCGCGGATGTTTGCCGCCGTCACCTGCGCCGGGATGTCGTTGTCGATGACGATCATCGCCGGGACGATACCGAACATCGCGACGTCGATGTTGCCGCCGCTGAACGCCTGCACGATCGCCGGGCCGTCGGTGAACTCCCGGCCGTCGATTTCGGCGTCGATCGACGAGAAGTACCCTTCGCCCTCCATCACGTACCACTGGAGGTCGGGGTAGATCGGCATGTGTGCGACCGTCAGTTCGTCGAGTCCGTCCCCGCCACCGCCGAGACAGCCGGCGAGTCCGAGCGTCGCGGCGCCGCCGGCACCGGCGAGGAACGACCGGCGCGTCGGCGGCGAGTTCGCGTCGTACATATCCACACAACGGCGTCCGGGACCAACACCCTCGCGTCACCAGCAACGACGGCACGATTCGGTGACGACCGATCGGCAGAGTACGCGGTTTATAAGGCCCCACAGGGCCGTTTTACCGTGTTTCGCGGTTTATCCGGGGTCACAGGATCGCGCAATACTTGCGAGACTCGGCCGCGAGTCGTCCGGGAGTCGCCGAAGGAGGCCGTCAACCGCCGTCGTTTATGGGATCGCCCGCCAACGGAGGGCATGGTCTCGGATCTCTTCGACCCCGACGCGTGGGAGCAGGTGACAGACGAGTTCGACGACATCACCTATCACCGCGGCGTCGACGTGCCGGTCGTCCGGATCGCGTTCGACCGCCCCGAGGTCCGGAACGCGTTCCGCCCCGGCACCGTCGACGAGCTGTACGCCGCGCTCGACCACGCGCGAAAGCAGGCCGACGTGGGCTGCGTGCTGCTCACCGGCAACGGCCCCTCCGAGAAGGACGGCGGCTGGGCGTTCTGTTCCGGCGGCGACCAGTCGGTGCGGGGCGGCTCCGGCTACGAGTACCGCGACGACGACGAGGCCGGCGAGGAAGACGACCCCCTCGTCAAGGAGGCGCGGGCGGGCCGCCTCCACATCCTCGAAGTTCAGCGGTTGATCCGGTTTATGCCGAAACCCGTGGTCGCGGTCGTGCCGGGGTGGGCGGTCGGCGGCGGCCACTCGCTGCACGTCGTCTGTGACCTCACGCTCGCCAGCGACGAGCACGCGAAGTTCCTCCAGACCGACCCCGACGTGGCGTCGTTCGACGGCGGGTTCGGGTCGGCGTACCTCGCGAAACAGATCGGCCAGAAGAAGGCCCGCGAGGTGTTCTTCCGCGGGAAGACCTACTCGGCCGAGGAGGCCGCGGACATGGGGATGGTCAACGAGGCGGTCCCGCACGAGGAGCTAGAAGACGAGGCGATAGCGTGGGCCGACGAGATGACGAAGAAGTCGCCGACCGCGATGCGCATGCTGAAGTACGCCTTCAACATGACCGACGACGGGATGGTCGGCCAGCAGGTGTTCGCGGGCGAGGCCACCCGCTTAGCGTACATGACCGACGAGGCGGCGGAGGGCCGCGACGCGTTCGTCGAGAAGCGCGAGCCGCAGTTCCGCGAGTACCCCTGGCACTACTGAGGTCGGCCGGAACCGCTCTCTGACCCGTGCGTGTACCCGCGGTCCGGGAGCGGGTCGCCGTCGGCGGTGACCCCGTCCGCTTCGTCGACGACCCGTCCCACGCGAGTCAGCCCGCCCGGACACGCCTCGCGAGCCGTGGGAACCGCCTCCTCGGGGAGCGTACAGACGAGTTCGAAGTCCTCGCCGAAGTGCGCGGCCAGCTCGAAGCGCTCGCCCGACTCGTCGGCGACAGCCTCGACGGCGGGGTGAACGGGAACGCGGTCGGCGTCCAGTTCGAAGCCGACCGCGCTCGCCTCGGCGAGTTGGTGGAGCGAGCGCGCGAGCCCGTCCGAGGAGTCCATCATCGCGGTCGCGCGGTCGGCGAGCGCCAGCCCGTCGGCGACGCGGGGCGTGAACCGGAACAGGTCGTTCGCGCGCTCGACCGCCTCGTCGTCATCCCTTTTAAATAATCGGAGCGCGGCGGCGGAGCGTCCCCACTCGCCGGTGACACAGAGCGCGTCGCCGGGTCGCGCGCCGGATCGAGTGACGGCGCCGGCCCCGGTGAGGGTGCCGATGGCGGTCGAGGCCGTGGTGAACTCGTCGTGGCTG
This genomic window from Halorubrum sp. PV6 contains:
- a CDS encoding universal stress protein translates to MIPGSAAPGRSATGGRSAVIATDLSEASETMIESDTGLSCLNRIGVDRVHLVTVVPSNIHSGMPGMNFQKRRKRALKRYRSTIEAEGFEVETHVVRGTPHRRINGIAESVAADLILVGSRGKSPLENRVIGSTARNLARTTVVPLLVDRIERGVDDPETIRRHLFKRTLLATDFSENAERAFQALEYLRYATAEVTLVHVRSPKDETSDDDPAGRLGDLAERLDDWGLEARTEVRRGDPATEILAAEAEHDPSTLLLGSRGRSRLRRLLLGSVSEEIVTRATGNVLLVPPPRTA
- a CDS encoding ABC transporter ATP-binding protein translates to MAGVNGGSGATGGSPTGDGGDPGVVLDGVGKTYDDGGTPVRALDDVSFSVADGEFVCLVGPSGCGKTTLFRIIAGLTQATDGAVRVAGTPVTDPTTDMGVVFQEYHLFPWLTVAENVAFGLERTDRSEAERERRVDEMLDLVGLSEFRDSYPKSLSGGMKQRVAIARSLAVDPELLVMDEPFGAVDAQTREMLQRELLDVWGSTGKTVLFVTHDVAEAVTLADRIVVMAAEPGRVDSVVDVDVPRPRERGDPAFGDHVARIRELIGAGP
- a CDS encoding ABC transporter permease, with translation MATDTRREVDGSALGVDIALGDPRRLLRGAAGLAGFVVVWHLVSLTQPAIVLPSPVAVAAEFRGQLASGAMPAALVSSVRHWIPGTLVGTGLGVGAGVAFAWSGLLDDVTAPLVRVLRPVPPLALIGFAIAWFGLNHAGAAFIIAVGGFWINFYASYGAVEAVSDDLIDVGRTLGVRSDLDMVRSVVLPASLPGIMTGIRTGLGRCWMLVIAAEIFSVPGVGREILRASNNLRVDRALAYIFVLSLLYLVVDVAFRAVQRRVLAWQA
- a CDS encoding ABC transporter substrate-binding protein; translation: MYDANSPPTRRSFLAGAGGAATLGLAGCLGGGGDGLDELTVAHMPIYPDLQWYVMEGEGYFSSIDAEIDGREFTDGPAIVQAFSGGNIDVAMFGIVPAMIVIDNDIPAQVTAANIREPMGIMAEQSFHDTFEQHGGDAFDVWAEENGRPFRFGTFPQGSVPDVLLRYWLRETGVDPEANDSVEIREINGANAVWQAINGGDIDGTSIMEPVPTIAQAEGSSVTMLRTAAEILPGQPAAVTLMSDEVRDSPLAAQFLEQHVRATEFIGANPDATAQHVESGIGMPADRARKALDSPLSNFVTDPASISEATPVFSEFAASNGQIDEQLTNDQIFDRSVYDSL
- a CDS encoding 1,4-dihydroxy-2-naphthoyl-CoA synthase → MVSDLFDPDAWEQVTDEFDDITYHRGVDVPVVRIAFDRPEVRNAFRPGTVDELYAALDHARKQADVGCVLLTGNGPSEKDGGWAFCSGGDQSVRGGSGYEYRDDDEAGEEDDPLVKEARAGRLHILEVQRLIRFMPKPVVAVVPGWAVGGGHSLHVVCDLTLASDEHAKFLQTDPDVASFDGGFGSAYLAKQIGQKKAREVFFRGKTYSAEEAADMGMVNEAVPHEELEDEAIAWADEMTKKSPTAMRMLKYAFNMTDDGMVGQQVFAGEATRLAYMTDEAAEGRDAFVEKREPQFREYPWHY
- the thiL gene encoding thiamine-phosphate kinase, with amino-acid sequence MNERDALRALAADLPHAGDDAAVVDDTVITTDMLHERTDFPPGTTRYTAGWRAVGASLSDVAAMGATATAAVAVYADSDFDDGGLDRFVAGAVDVCEAVDAEYVGGDLDSHDEFTTASTAIGTLTGAGAVTRSGARPGDALCVTGEWGRSAAALRLFKRDDDEAVERANDLFRFTPRVADGLALADRATAMMDSSDGLARSLHQLAEASAVGFELDADRVPVHPAVEAVADESGERFELAAHFGEDFELVCTLPEEAVPTAREACPGGLTRVGRVVDEADGVTADGDPLPDRGYTHGSESGSGRPQ